The following proteins are co-located in the Triplophysa dalaica isolate WHDGS20190420 chromosome 2, ASM1584641v1, whole genome shotgun sequence genome:
- the sfrp2 gene encoding secreted frizzled-related protein 2, with protein MRAYLALLVALTLPEYLDAFHGIYAFGQSELFQKKSNCKPIPANLLLCHDIEYTDMRLPNLLGHETMNEVVQQASSWIPLVQKQCHSDTRKFLCSLFAPVCLDDLDEPIQPCRSLCESVMNGCAPVMAAFGFPWPEMLNCERFPMDNDLCIPPGGGDALVPATNEVPKVCDACKEKPENDNGIVDSFCKNDFALKIKVKEISYMNGDTKIIPETKSKTVYKLNGGVTERDLRKTVLWLKDGLQCVCDEMNDINAAYLVMGQKMDGNLVIKSLKRWQKGQREFKRISRSIRKLQC; from the exons ATGCGGGCATATCTGGCACTTCTGGTAGCTCTTACATTACCTGAATATCTGGATGCGTTTCACGGAATATACGCCTTCGGTCAGTCCGAGCTCTTCCAGAAAAAGAGTAACTGCAAACCAATTCCCGCAAACCTTCTCTTGTGCCACGATATCGAGTACACGGACATGCGTCTCCCCAACCTCCTCGGACACGAAACCATGAACGAAGTTGTGCAACAGGCTTCCTCATGGATTCCGTTGGTGCAGAAGCAGTGTCATTCGGACACCAGAAAGTTTCTCTGTTCGCTCTTCGCTCCGGTGTGTCTGGATGATCTAGATGAGCCGATTCAGCCGTGCAGGTCCCTGTGCGAAAGCGTGATGAACGGCTGCGCTCCGGTGATGGCTGCGTTTGGGTTTCCTTGGCCGGAGATGCTGAATTGCGAGCGCTTTCCTATGGATAATGACCTGTGCATACCACCTGGTGGTGGTGATGCTTTAGTGCCCGCCACCAATGAAG TGCCGAAGGTATGTGATGCATGCAAAGAAAAACCTGAGAATGACAATGGAATTGTGGACAGCTTTTGCAAGAATGACTTTG CTTTAAAGATCAAGGTTAAGGAGATCTCCTACATGAATGGTGACACCAAGATCATTCCGGAAACCAAGAGCAAGACTGTCTACAAGCTGAACGGTGGCGTCACCGAGCGTGACCTCAGAAAAACCGTGCTTTGGCTGAAAGATGgccttcagtgtgtgtgtgatgaaatgaatgacatcaatGCTGCCTATCTGGTGATGGGCCAGAAAATGGATGGGAATTTGGTTATAAAATCTTTGAAGCGCTGGCAGAAGGGTCAGCGTGAGTTTAAGAGAATTTCTCGTAGTATTCGCAAGCTTCAGTGCTAG